In Salinigranum marinum, one DNA window encodes the following:
- a CDS encoding CBS domain-containing protein, translated as MDEGAPVTQLMSKNLHTITPDTTVTDAAGTLIAEGIGSLVVVDDANHPVGLFTNTDLARLVSDGRSPTETAVEEYMTDEFFTLNAQNGARDAAAKMIGRNVHHLPVVDDDGAVVGMISTMDITAYLSYRTVTDMT; from the coding sequence ATGGACGAAGGCGCACCTGTGACGCAACTCATGTCGAAGAACCTCCACACGATCACACCGGACACGACGGTCACGGACGCGGCGGGGACGCTGATCGCCGAGGGTATCGGATCGCTCGTCGTCGTCGACGACGCGAACCACCCCGTCGGGTTGTTCACCAACACGGACCTCGCCAGACTCGTTTCCGACGGCAGATCGCCCACCGAGACGGCCGTCGAGGAGTACATGACCGACGAGTTCTTCACGCTCAACGCGCAGAACGGCGCCCGCGACGCGGCCGCCAAGATGATCGGTAGGAACGTCCACCACCTCCCGGTCGTCGACGACGACGGTGCCGTCGTCGGCATGATCTCGACCATGGACATCACCGCCTACCTCTCGTATCGGACCGTCACCGACATGACGTAA
- the dph5 gene encoding diphthine synthase: MLTFVGLGLYDERSITVEGQEALRDADRAFAEFYTSRLVGTTVEELEAYHGVDVEVRDRPGVEQHPDGILDAAHDEDVVFLTAGDTMISTTHVDLRMRAENRGIDTRVIHGVTAQSAAAGLTGLQNYRFGKAVTLPFPYAHGSEGVPPSVLESIEANRERGLHTLVYLDIKVGDVPGKQGDEDEFMTGDVAADLLEEWQDVLGVVVARAGSPDPVVAADRLSALAREQFGGPLHMLVVPGTLHHLEADALCDLCGAPRAVVEESLA, encoded by the coding sequence ATGCTCACTTTCGTCGGCCTCGGCCTGTACGACGAACGCTCGATCACCGTCGAGGGCCAGGAGGCGCTCAGGGACGCGGATCGGGCGTTCGCCGAATTCTACACGAGCCGGCTCGTCGGCACCACGGTCGAGGAACTCGAAGCCTACCACGGCGTCGACGTCGAGGTCAGGGACCGTCCGGGCGTCGAACAGCATCCCGACGGCATACTGGACGCCGCTCACGACGAGGACGTCGTCTTCCTGACCGCCGGCGATACGATGATCTCGACGACGCACGTCGACCTGCGGATGCGGGCGGAGAACCGCGGGATCGACACCCGCGTGATCCACGGCGTGACCGCCCAGTCGGCTGCCGCGGGCCTGACGGGCCTGCAGAACTACCGCTTCGGCAAGGCCGTCACGCTTCCGTTCCCGTACGCTCACGGTTCCGAGGGCGTGCCGCCGTCGGTCCTCGAGTCAATCGAGGCCAACCGGGAGCGAGGCCTCCACACGCTCGTCTACCTCGACATCAAGGTCGGCGACGTCCCCGGAAAGCAGGGGGACGAAGACGAGTTCATGACCGGCGACGTGGCCGCGGACCTGCTCGAGGAGTGGCAGGACGTCCTCGGCGTCGTGGTCGCCCGCGCGGGGAGCCCCGATCCCGTGGTGGCTGCCGACCGCCTCTCGGCGCTCGCCCGCGAGCAGTTCGGCGGCCCACTGCACATGCTCGTCGTCCCGGGGACGCTCCACCACCTCGAAGCCGACGCGCTGTGCGACCTCTGCGGGGCTCCTCGCGCGGTCGTCGAGGAGTCGCTCGCGTAG
- a CDS encoding EamA family transporter, which translates to MNSAVVFGLGTMIAWGFWIVFGDVASNSIDPVTAAAISYVAAAVVTVAYALVSDASLAVTNRGLAFSTVAGVAAAVGVVSTFVGVSLGSTAVVSTVGGMYFVTAAAIGVLVLGEPISVTKVAGIGLAVVAIVLINL; encoded by the coding sequence GTGAACTCGGCGGTCGTCTTCGGCCTCGGGACCATGATCGCGTGGGGCTTTTGGATCGTCTTCGGCGACGTCGCCTCGAACAGCATCGACCCGGTGACCGCCGCGGCCATCTCCTACGTCGCCGCGGCCGTCGTCACCGTCGCCTACGCCCTGGTCTCCGACGCGTCGCTGGCGGTGACGAACCGGGGGCTCGCCTTCTCCACCGTCGCCGGTGTGGCCGCCGCCGTCGGCGTCGTCTCAACGTTCGTCGGCGTCTCCCTCGGGTCGACGGCCGTCGTCTCGACCGTCGGCGGGATGTACTTCGTGACGGCGGCCGCGATCGGCGTCCTGGTGCTCGGCGAACCCATCTCGGTCACGAAAGTCGCCGGGATCGGCCTGGCGGTCGTCGCGATCGTCCTGATCAACCTCTGA
- the artA gene encoding archaeosortase A, with product MPGLLSDALGWVVILLFTSGALLVDRDREQARLVTTAAWGGFAVFWAQLVPWFAFSHKSYVEGFLSLAAVPACLYAGYLVYSGRDTLFVLSRAVAAMGLVYLPFETIPAITVAGLSLPAPQQVLVETVAAQTGFVTNLLGYTPTLIEGPQGYTNTYRFVEPNGHRLEYTVVLACTGLGSMAIFAGLIAAVRAPLDRKLRAFAVSIPIIYALNIVRVTFIGIVFGNQYMQWFVDEVLFLFGSSDPYRVSFFLSDRVISQVGAVFALVGVIYLVVRELPELLTVIEDVLYMVTGDEYDLARQLDLPRVPDGGEDVE from the coding sequence ATGCCGGGATTGCTCTCTGACGCGCTCGGGTGGGTCGTCATCCTCCTGTTCACCTCGGGCGCGCTTCTCGTCGACCGCGACCGCGAGCAGGCACGACTCGTGACGACCGCCGCCTGGGGTGGGTTCGCCGTCTTCTGGGCCCAACTCGTCCCCTGGTTCGCCTTCAGCCACAAGAGCTACGTCGAGGGCTTCCTCTCGCTCGCCGCGGTCCCCGCCTGTCTCTATGCGGGATACCTGGTCTACTCGGGCCGGGACACGCTTTTCGTGCTCTCTCGGGCCGTCGCCGCGATGGGACTGGTCTACCTGCCGTTCGAGACCATCCCCGCGATCACGGTCGCGGGTCTGTCGCTCCCGGCACCGCAGCAGGTGCTCGTCGAGACCGTCGCCGCCCAGACCGGCTTCGTCACCAACCTCTTAGGGTACACGCCCACGCTTATCGAGGGACCGCAGGGGTACACGAACACCTACCGGTTCGTCGAACCGAACGGTCACCGGCTGGAGTACACGGTCGTCCTCGCCTGTACGGGACTGGGGAGCATGGCGATCTTCGCCGGGCTCATCGCCGCCGTCCGGGCACCGCTCGACAGAAAGCTCCGTGCGTTCGCCGTCTCGATCCCCATCATCTACGCGCTCAACATCGTCCGCGTCACCTTCATCGGGATCGTCTTCGGCAACCAGTACATGCAGTGGTTCGTCGACGAGGTGCTCTTTCTGTTCGGCTCCTCGGACCCCTACCGGGTCTCGTTTTTCCTCTCGGACCGCGTCATCTCGCAGGTCGGGGCCGTCTTCGCGCTCGTGGGCGTCATCTACCTCGTCGTGCGGGAACTCCCCGAGCTCCTCACCGTCATCGAGGATGTCCTCTACATGGTGACCGGGGACGAGTACGACCTTGCCCGCCAACTGGACCTCCCCAGAGTGCCCGACGGCGGCGAAGACGTCGAGTAG
- a CDS encoding VOC family protein, producing MSGVLDHVMMRTEDLDASLDWYQTHLDYEEKDRYEGDGFTIVYLGPEEMHEEGAMLEITANHDDTELEMGDAWGHIAVRVPEDELESSYQQLMDEGVEDYRDPESCGGRYAFVKDPDGHEVEIVKRDHGTKWSIDHTMIRVEDADEALGYWTRKFEYEHTGRWESDTFANYFMKPEGSSEEAMAVELTYNYDGRTYTMGDAWGHLCVRIDDLHDDWDQLMEREAPDYRDPADCDDLYAFTKDPDGHEIELIERDPDAESLFPF from the coding sequence ATGTCCGGAGTACTCGATCACGTCATGATGCGGACGGAGGACCTCGACGCCTCCCTCGACTGGTACCAGACACACCTCGACTACGAGGAGAAGGACCGCTACGAGGGAGACGGCTTCACCATCGTCTACCTCGGACCCGAGGAGATGCACGAGGAGGGGGCGATGCTGGAGATCACCGCCAACCACGACGATACGGAGCTAGAGATGGGCGACGCGTGGGGCCACATCGCGGTCCGCGTCCCCGAGGACGAACTCGAGTCCTCCTACCAGCAGCTCATGGACGAGGGCGTCGAGGACTACCGCGACCCCGAGTCCTGCGGCGGCCGCTACGCCTTCGTCAAGGACCCTGACGGCCACGAGGTCGAGATCGTCAAGCGCGACCACGGCACGAAGTGGAGCATCGACCACACGATGATCCGCGTCGAGGACGCCGACGAGGCGCTCGGCTACTGGACCCGGAAATTCGAGTACGAACACACCGGCCGCTGGGAGTCCGACACGTTCGCCAACTACTTCATGAAGCCCGAGGGGAGTTCGGAAGAGGCGATGGCGGTCGAACTCACCTACAACTACGACGGCCGCACGTACACGATGGGCGACGCGTGGGGACACCTCTGCGTCCGCATCGACGACCTCCACGACGACTGGGACCAGCTGATGGAGCGCGAGGCACCCGACTACCGCGACCCCGCCGACTGCGACGACCTGTACGCCTTCACGAAGGACCCCGACGGCCACGAGATCGAACTCATCGAACGCGACCCCGACGCCGAGTCGCTGTTCCCGTTCTGA
- a CDS encoding TIGR04206 family protein translates to MPDRTDRASFVVLLSLLALPWSVQTFPDGGTTFVFAWGLFNTQPPNATFVWDFFFLYTQGLPDYIYAWPISVVCYAGAVASGFVGLVFGREDPRVTGGLLVVAGVAQFSLARGFSVQPYRTAWPLGTLAFVVVAWWLYWPAAKARFRAVRS, encoded by the coding sequence ATGCCCGACCGGACCGACCGTGCCTCGTTCGTCGTCCTGCTTTCCCTGCTCGCGCTCCCGTGGTCGGTCCAGACCTTTCCGGATGGAGGGACGACGTTCGTCTTCGCGTGGGGACTGTTCAACACCCAGCCGCCCAACGCGACGTTCGTCTGGGACTTCTTCTTCCTGTACACCCAGGGCCTGCCCGACTACATCTACGCGTGGCCGATCAGCGTCGTCTGTTACGCCGGTGCCGTCGCGAGCGGGTTCGTCGGCCTCGTCTTCGGCCGCGAGGACCCTCGGGTCACCGGAGGCTTGCTAGTCGTCGCCGGCGTCGCGCAGTTCTCGCTCGCCCGCGGGTTCTCCGTCCAGCCGTACCGGACGGCGTGGCCGCTGGGCACGCTGGCGTTCGTCGTCGTCGCGTGGTGGCTCTACTGGCCCGCGGCGAAAGCGCGGTTTCGAGCGGTCCGGTCGTGA
- a CDS encoding OBG GTPase family GTP-binding protein, translating into MGLEEEIEELQEEISNTPYNKSTEQHIGRLKAKLAEKKEKLENQSSAGGGHGYAVEKTGDATVALVGFPSVGKSTLINALTNADSEVGEYEFTTLNVNPGMLKYNGANIQILDVPGLIEGAAGGRGGGKEVLSVVRTADLVVFMLSVFEIEKYERLREELYYNKVRLDTSPASLSINKTAKGGIRVTKSDAVSLDEDTIKGVLREHGFVNADVTVRGECSIDELIDGIMDNRVYLPSMVTVNKADLIDHDYLPTVEENLRDCGIDPDEAVFISAEKEKGLDALKEELWESLGLIRVYMDKPGRGVDYEEPLVLMQGENTVEDALHKLGGNFDERFRFARVSGPSAKHDEQQVGRGHELADEDVMRIVARK; encoded by the coding sequence ATGGGACTGGAAGAGGAGATCGAGGAACTCCAAGAGGAGATCTCCAACACGCCCTACAACAAGTCGACCGAGCAGCACATCGGCCGGCTGAAGGCGAAACTCGCGGAGAAGAAGGAGAAACTCGAGAATCAGTCCTCCGCCGGCGGCGGTCACGGCTACGCCGTCGAGAAGACCGGCGACGCGACGGTCGCGCTCGTCGGCTTCCCTTCGGTCGGCAAGTCCACCCTCATCAACGCGCTGACGAACGCCGACAGCGAGGTCGGCGAGTACGAGTTCACGACCCTGAACGTCAATCCGGGGATGCTGAAGTACAACGGAGCGAACATCCAGATCCTCGACGTCCCCGGCCTGATCGAGGGCGCGGCGGGCGGCCGCGGCGGCGGCAAGGAGGTGCTCTCGGTGGTTCGGACCGCGGATCTGGTCGTGTTCATGCTCTCGGTGTTCGAGATCGAGAAGTACGAGCGTCTGCGCGAGGAACTGTACTACAACAAGGTCCGCCTCGACACCAGTCCGGCGAGCCTCTCGATCAACAAGACTGCGAAGGGGGGGATCAGGGTCACGAAGAGCGACGCCGTCTCGCTCGACGAGGACACGATCAAGGGCGTCCTCCGGGAACACGGCTTCGTCAACGCCGACGTCACCGTCCGCGGCGAGTGTTCGATCGACGAACTCATCGACGGCATCATGGACAACCGTGTCTACCTGCCCTCGATGGTCACCGTCAACAAGGCCGACCTCATCGACCACGATTACCTGCCCACGGTTGAGGAGAACCTCCGCGACTGCGGGATCGACCCCGACGAGGCCGTCTTCATCAGCGCCGAGAAGGAGAAGGGCCTCGACGCGTTGAAAGAAGAGCTGTGGGAGTCGCTCGGGCTCATCCGGGTGTACATGGACAAACCCGGCCGCGGCGTCGACTACGAGGAGCCGCTCGTGCTCATGCAGGGCGAGAACACCGTCGAGGACGCCCTCCACAAACTCGGCGGGAACTTCGACGAGCGGTTCCGCTTCGCCCGGGTGAGCGGGCCGAGCGCCAAACACGACGAACAGCAGGTGGGGCGCGGCCACGAACTCGCCGACGAGGACGTCATGCGCATCGTCGCGCGGAAGTAG
- a CDS encoding DUF7541 family protein, which yields MDEQPGLSEQYRMASPWPIFIALGIPIAEVGILFDLFPIAVGGLILFSGSVSGMLQEAGYVDSPWRAIGALAVVLVGIGAAFVVTDLNLVTRGYAVVTAGALLGLGAVAGELFVHDDVPAV from the coding sequence ATGGACGAGCAACCGGGGCTCTCGGAGCAGTACCGGATGGCCAGCCCGTGGCCGATCTTCATCGCGCTGGGCATCCCGATCGCCGAGGTCGGGATCCTCTTCGACCTCTTCCCCATCGCCGTCGGCGGGCTCATCCTCTTCAGCGGGAGCGTCTCGGGGATGTTACAGGAAGCGGGCTACGTCGACTCACCCTGGCGCGCCATCGGCGCGCTCGCGGTCGTCCTCGTCGGCATCGGCGCGGCGTTCGTCGTCACCGACCTGAACCTCGTCACCCGGGGGTACGCGGTCGTCACGGCCGGCGCGCTCCTCGGTCTCGGGGCGGTCGCCGGCGAACTGTTCGTCCACGACGACGTCCCGGCGGTGTAG
- a CDS encoding DUF6684 family protein, which produces MANETEIFDRETLLDLVVNIIPLFIIFFFIVAFLLFNPFGVEALPSGIQFGLLVAPFVLLAILTYISGKAIAGAEKDFTVYLPGQATVTGATPLHGTESEETSPELEAGDDTSPELEE; this is translated from the coding sequence ATGGCGAACGAGACAGAGATATTCGACCGGGAGACGCTCCTCGACCTGGTGGTGAACATCATCCCGCTGTTCATCATCTTCTTCTTCATCGTCGCGTTCTTGCTGTTCAACCCGTTCGGCGTCGAGGCGCTCCCGTCGGGGATCCAGTTCGGACTGCTCGTGGCACCGTTCGTCCTCCTGGCAATCCTGACGTACATCTCCGGGAAGGCCATCGCGGGCGCGGAGAAGGACTTCACCGTCTACCTCCCGGGGCAGGCGACCGTCACCGGCGCGACGCCGCTCCACGGGACCGAAAGCGAGGAGACGAGCCCCGAACTCGAAGCCGGCGACGACACGAGCCCCGAACTCGAAGAGTAA
- a CDS encoding cbb3-type cytochrome c oxidase subunit I, which produces MGVFLVAVAVWLARVENWRSYTPLAGGGGYGGEGSYVSSEKPAGLIRWLTTVDHKDIGMLYGAYAVVAFVVGGLMVTLMRIELADPGMTLISNTFYNSMLTSHGITMLFLFGTPIIAAFANYLVPLIIGADDMAFPRINAIAFWLLPPGALLIWAGFFPIPDLIPAQTAWTMYTPLSSGVGSGNQANAGVDLMLLGLHLTGVSATMGAINFIATIFTERDEKVTWANLDIFSWTILTQSGLILFAFPLLGSAIIMLLMDRNLGTTFFSVDGGYILWQHLFWFFGHPEVYILVLPPMGIVSYVLPRFAGRRLFGFKFVVYSTLAIGVLSFGVWAHHMFATGIDPRLRASFMAVSLAIAIPSAVKTFNWITTLWNGKIRLTTPMLFCIGFVSNFIIGGVTGVFLASIPVNLVLHDTYYVVGHFHYIVMGCIAFAGFAGLYYWFPLYTGRMYQKTLGKAHFWLSMIGTNVTFIAMILLGYGGMPRRYATYLPEFATIHQVATVGALIIFVGQLIWVWNFADSWLEGPKVEDGDPWNLDDYGLKTAEWQWYERKLETAIADGGDEELAADGGQVAESESESDTEIAETDAGSDDT; this is translated from the coding sequence ATGGGGGTGTTCCTCGTCGCCGTCGCCGTCTGGCTCGCGCGCGTCGAGAACTGGCGGTCGTACACGCCGCTCGCCGGCGGTGGCGGGTACGGCGGCGAAGGATCGTACGTCTCGAGCGAGAAACCGGCGGGGCTCATCCGCTGGCTCACCACCGTGGATCACAAGGACATCGGGATGCTCTACGGCGCGTACGCCGTCGTGGCGTTCGTCGTCGGCGGGCTGATGGTCACGCTGATGCGGATCGAGCTCGCCGACCCCGGCATGACCCTCATCTCGAACACGTTCTACAACTCGATGCTCACGAGCCACGGCATCACGATGCTGTTCCTGTTCGGGACGCCGATCATCGCGGCCTTTGCGAACTACCTCGTTCCGCTGATCATCGGCGCGGACGACATGGCGTTCCCGCGCATCAACGCCATCGCCTTCTGGCTCCTGCCGCCCGGTGCGCTCCTCATCTGGGCTGGCTTCTTCCCGATCCCAGACCTCATTCCCGCACAGACCGCGTGGACGATGTACACGCCGCTGTCGTCGGGTGTCGGGTCGGGCAACCAGGCGAACGCGGGCGTCGACCTGATGCTCCTGGGACTGCACCTCACTGGTGTCTCGGCGACGATGGGGGCGATCAACTTCATCGCGACCATCTTCACCGAACGCGACGAGAAGGTGACCTGGGCGAACCTCGACATCTTCTCGTGGACGATCCTCACGCAGTCGGGGCTCATCCTCTTCGCGTTCCCCCTCCTGGGTAGCGCGATCATCATGCTGCTCATGGACCGCAACCTCGGCACGACGTTCTTCTCGGTCGACGGCGGCTACATCCTCTGGCAACACCTCTTCTGGTTCTTCGGCCACCCCGAGGTGTACATCCTCGTGCTCCCGCCGATGGGAATCGTCTCGTACGTTCTTCCCAGGTTCGCGGGTCGGCGGCTGTTCGGCTTCAAGTTCGTCGTCTACTCCACGCTGGCGATCGGCGTTCTGTCCTTCGGGGTGTGGGCCCACCACATGTTCGCCACTGGCATCGACCCACGCCTGCGCGCCTCGTTCATGGCCGTCTCGCTCGCTATCGCGATTCCCTCTGCTGTCAAGACGTTCAACTGGATCACGACGCTGTGGAACGGGAAGATCCGGCTGACGACGCCGATGCTGTTCTGTATCGGCTTCGTCTCGAACTTCATCATCGGCGGCGTGACGGGCGTCTTCCTCGCCTCGATTCCCGTCAACCTCGTGCTCCACGACACGTACTACGTCGTCGGCCACTTCCACTACATCGTCATGGGCTGTATCGCGTTCGCCGGCTTCGCCGGCCTCTACTACTGGTTCCCGCTCTACACCGGCCGGATGTACCAGAAGACCCTCGGTAAGGCGCACTTCTGGCTCTCGATGATCGGAACGAACGTCACGTTCATCGCGATGATCCTGCTGGGCTACGGTGGCATGCCGCGCCGGTACGCCACGTACCTGCCCGAGTTCGCCACGATCCACCAGGTCGCGACGGTCGGCGCGCTCATCATCTTCGTTGGCCAGCTCATCTGGGTGTGGAACTTCGCCGACTCCTGGCTCGAAGGCCCCAAGGTGGAGGACGGCGATCCGTGGAACCTCGACGACTACGGCCTCAAGACGGCCGAGTGGCAGTGGTACGAGCGCAAACTCGAAACCGCGATCGCCGACGGTGGCGACGAGGAACTCGCCGCGGACGGTGGCCAGGTCGCCGAGTCCGAATCCGAGTCCGACACTGAAATCGCGGAGACGGACGCGGGTTCCGACGACACGTAA
- a CDS encoding DUF7520 family protein, with protein MTDTAASDGRRLGGRRFVVLLYLALVGVSGVMGVLFTTAVDDPSPPALFFAFELPPTAVGFGLYGAVTIAVVLGVPLALVVAVSELVDDVDAVGRAETDATDDADPDTAAVSSESPKD; from the coding sequence GTGACGGACACCGCAGCGAGCGACGGACGGCGGCTGGGCGGCCGGCGGTTCGTCGTCCTCCTGTACCTCGCGCTCGTCGGCGTCTCGGGCGTCATGGGCGTGCTGTTCACCACGGCGGTCGACGATCCATCGCCGCCGGCGCTGTTTTTCGCCTTCGAGCTCCCCCCGACGGCCGTCGGGTTCGGGCTCTACGGCGCGGTCACCATCGCGGTCGTCCTCGGGGTCCCGCTGGCGCTCGTCGTCGCCGTCTCGGAACTGGTCGACGACGTCGACGCCGTCGGGCGCGCAGAGACCGACGCGACCGACGACGCCGACCCCGACACGGCCGCCGTGTCGAGCGAATCCCCAAAGGACTAA
- a CDS encoding universal stress protein produces the protein MYQIIVGIDEDEAHAKLCAEEVVGMPGDGSEKHVTLIHSFTDNPSGASATQLAPVREASDVLDEAGIDYDVTESSGDPAEAIIDAADDVDADLIVIGGRKRSPAGKALFGSVTQTVILNAGRPVMVTGVPEDA, from the coding sequence ATGTATCAGATAATCGTCGGAATCGACGAGGACGAAGCGCACGCGAAGCTCTGCGCCGAGGAAGTGGTCGGGATGCCCGGCGACGGCTCGGAGAAACACGTCACGCTCATCCACAGTTTCACCGACAACCCCAGCGGAGCCTCCGCGACGCAGCTCGCCCCAGTCCGCGAGGCCAGCGACGTGCTCGACGAGGCCGGCATCGACTACGACGTGACGGAGTCGAGCGGCGACCCCGCCGAGGCCATCATCGACGCCGCCGACGACGTCGACGCCGACCTCATCGTGATCGGCGGACGCAAGCGCTCGCCGGCCGGGAAGGCGCTGTTCGGGAGCGTCACCCAGACGGTTATCCTCAACGCGGGTCGCCCCGTGATGGTGACGGGCGTCCCTGAGGACGCCTGA
- a CDS encoding thioredoxin family protein: protein MGAPANVDAEAALDRLIDSGVVDEDDDGTLTTTEAYERIRAVYHDSYGGIEEEQLTATLSDLFDVDHGTAAAYVDENDVTSADLVAYLSLQSALDPVPDRPTLATMAALVVDVDPGSPVPGRLEELDDRSYEAFLAENPDAVLTVWRTGCHPCEAMKDDLDEILERVPDGVAVAGLDGESVPSFRLAYGVDSAPAVLAFEDGELADSLSGRRSPFALEQFFSTVYADGDWDPVSAVADELDLDPIADSDGN, encoded by the coding sequence ATGGGCGCACCCGCCAACGTCGACGCGGAGGCCGCGCTCGACCGCCTCATCGACAGCGGCGTCGTCGACGAGGACGACGACGGAACGCTCACCACCACGGAGGCGTACGAACGGATCCGTGCCGTCTACCACGACAGCTACGGGGGGATCGAGGAGGAGCAGCTCACCGCGACGCTCTCGGACCTGTTCGACGTCGACCACGGGACGGCCGCCGCGTACGTCGACGAGAACGACGTCACGTCCGCGGATCTCGTCGCCTACCTGTCGCTCCAGTCTGCGCTCGACCCGGTCCCGGACCGGCCGACGCTCGCGACGATGGCCGCGCTCGTCGTCGACGTCGACCCGGGGTCGCCGGTCCCCGGCCGCCTCGAGGAACTCGACGACCGGAGCTACGAGGCGTTCCTCGCCGAGAACCCTGACGCGGTCCTGACGGTCTGGAGGACGGGCTGTCACCCCTGTGAAGCCATGAAGGACGACCTCGACGAGATCCTCGAACGCGTGCCCGACGGGGTCGCCGTCGCGGGACTCGACGGGGAGTCGGTCCCGTCGTTCCGACTCGCGTACGGTGTCGACTCCGCGCCGGCCGTCCTAGCGTTCGAGGACGGCGAACTCGCCGACTCGCTCTCGGGCCGCCGGTCGCCGTTCGCCCTCGAACAGTTCTTCTCCACCGTCTACGCCGACGGCGACTGGGACCCGGTCTCGGCGGTGGCGGACGAACTCGACCTCGATCCGATCGCAGACTCCGACGGGAACTGA
- a CDS encoding ABC transporter ATP-binding protein: MSADGSLLRLEDVDSYYGQSHILRGVSLEVKEGEICALLGRNGAGKTTTLRSIAGARPPEIRGGRVVFDGTDITDQTTENISSMGIALVPEERRVFPNLSVAENLHLPDVARNWSSTFGRNLTLSESGLTNEEIYEDFPRLDERRTQKAGTLSGGEQQMLAIARALKQGADILMLDEPYEGLAPQIIKSVENAIERIRDTGKTILLVEQNAVAAINIADRAYVIDQGEVVFSGTAEALREDEETRQRYLGV; encoded by the coding sequence GTGAGCGCCGACGGCTCGCTGCTCCGCCTCGAGGACGTCGACTCGTACTACGGACAGAGCCACATTCTCCGGGGGGTCTCCCTGGAGGTCAAAGAGGGCGAGATCTGTGCACTGCTCGGCCGCAACGGCGCGGGCAAGACCACGACGCTCCGCTCGATCGCGGGGGCGCGGCCACCGGAGATCCGGGGCGGGCGCGTCGTCTTCGACGGCACCGACATCACCGACCAGACGACGGAGAACATCTCCTCGATGGGCATCGCGCTCGTCCCCGAGGAACGACGCGTCTTCCCGAACCTCTCGGTCGCGGAGAACCTCCACCTGCCCGACGTCGCGCGCAACTGGTCGAGCACGTTCGGGCGGAACCTCACGCTGTCCGAGAGCGGCCTCACGAACGAGGAGATCTACGAGGACTTCCCCCGCCTCGACGAACGACGGACGCAGAAGGCGGGGACGCTCTCCGGCGGCGAACAGCAGATGCTCGCCATCGCGCGCGCGCTCAAACAGGGCGCGGACATCCTGATGCTCGACGAGCCCTACGAGGGGCTCGCCCCGCAGATAATCAAGAGCGTCGAGAACGCCATCGAGCGGATCCGCGACACCGGGAAGACGATCCTGCTGGTCGAGCAGAACGCCGTCGCAGCGATCAACATCGCCGACCGCGCGTACGTCATCGACCAGGGCGAGGTCGTCTTCAGCGGAACCGCCGAGGCGCTCCGCGAGGACGAGGAGACGCGCCAGCGGTATCTGGGGGTCTGA
- a CDS encoding ABC transporter ATP-binding protein — translation MSLLETDGLTKQFGGLTAVDEVSFAVDSGETRAVIGPNGAGKSTLINCITGMLEPTAGSVFFDGEDITGMDPHVAVQTGISKSFQTASIFPDMTVKENVEIAALAAEHGSFQLNFLRKRESFEEVHRISERMLEAVELLGRREETAGSLPYGDKRRLEIAIALSSEPEMLFMDEPTAGMSPEETNSTVDLIEELQEDLGLTILIVEHDMEIIFRISDSILVLNRGRVIADGSPEAVRGDAEVQEAYLGGVEL, via the coding sequence GTGAGCCTGCTGGAGACGGACGGGCTGACGAAGCAGTTCGGCGGCCTCACCGCCGTCGACGAGGTCAGCTTCGCGGTCGACAGCGGCGAGACGCGCGCGGTCATCGGCCCGAACGGGGCCGGCAAGTCGACGCTCATCAACTGCATCACCGGGATGCTCGAACCGACCGCGGGGAGCGTCTTCTTCGACGGCGAGGACATCACCGGGATGGACCCCCACGTGGCGGTCCAGACGGGCATCTCGAAGTCCTTTCAGACCGCCTCGATCTTCCCCGACATGACGGTCAAGGAGAACGTCGAGATCGCCGCGCTCGCGGCCGAACACGGCTCCTTCCAGCTCAACTTCCTGCGGAAGCGCGAGTCCTTCGAGGAAGTCCACCGCATCTCCGAGCGGATGCTCGAGGCGGTCGAGCTCCTCGGCCGCCGCGAGGAAACCGCTGGGAGCCTCCCGTACGGCGACAAGCGTCGCCTCGAGATCGCCATCGCGCTCTCCTCAGAGCCGGAGATGCTGTTCATGGACGAGCCGACCGCGGGCATGTCGCCCGAGGAGACCAACTCGACTGTCGACCTCATCGAGGAGCTCCAGGAGGACCTGGGACTGACGATCCTCATCGTCGAACACGACATGGAGATCATCTTCCGGATCTCCGATAGCATCCTCGTGTTGAACCGCGGCCGGGTCATCGCCGACGGGAGCCCAGAGGCGGTCCGCGGCGACGCCGAGGTGCAGGAGGCGTACCTGGGGGGTGTCGAGCTGTGA